One Telluria mixta DNA window includes the following coding sequences:
- a CDS encoding acyltransferase family protein: MTAAGGFADTRRHYPVLDGLRGVAALTVVAFHLCEAHAVNRFAQVINHGYLAVDFFFLLSGFVIGYAYDDRWRRMSLGEFFQRRLIRLHPMIVVAMVIGALMFYFQAGPLFPMIADTPLWRVLLIMVIGMTLLPVPPSMDLRGWAEMHPLNGPAWSLFFEYVANVLYALVLRRLPNRILGVLALLAGAALVVYLLTGPNGDVIGGWSLDPVQFQLGFTRLAYPFCAGLLLSRVVRPGRVAHAFPISAAILFATMALPRIGGQDTLWMNGLYEAVCIVVVFPFVVWLGASAPASERTARACAALGGLSYPLYIIHYPFVYTYTAWTNANHVSLRDGLPVAAATFVVCVALAWLLLKYYDEPVRAWLTRRWMERKPALAAPAANG; this comes from the coding sequence GTGACGGCGGCCGGCGGCTTCGCGGACACCAGGCGGCACTACCCCGTCCTCGACGGCCTGCGCGGCGTCGCGGCGCTGACGGTCGTCGCGTTCCACCTGTGCGAGGCGCATGCCGTCAACCGCTTCGCCCAGGTGATCAACCACGGCTACCTGGCCGTCGACTTCTTCTTCCTGCTGTCCGGCTTCGTCATCGGCTACGCGTATGACGACCGCTGGCGGCGCATGTCGCTGGGCGAGTTCTTCCAGCGCCGGCTGATCCGCCTGCATCCGATGATCGTCGTCGCGATGGTGATCGGCGCGCTGATGTTCTACTTCCAGGCCGGGCCCCTGTTCCCGATGATCGCGGACACGCCGCTGTGGCGCGTGCTCCTGATCATGGTGATCGGCATGACCTTGCTGCCGGTGCCGCCGTCCATGGATTTGCGCGGCTGGGCCGAGATGCATCCGCTGAACGGGCCCGCGTGGTCGCTGTTCTTCGAATACGTGGCGAACGTGCTGTACGCGCTGGTGCTGCGGCGGTTGCCGAACCGGATCCTCGGCGTGCTCGCATTGCTGGCTGGCGCGGCCCTCGTGGTTTACCTGCTCACGGGACCGAACGGCGACGTGATCGGCGGCTGGTCGCTGGACCCCGTCCAGTTCCAGCTGGGTTTCACCCGGCTCGCCTACCCGTTCTGCGCGGGACTGCTGCTGTCGCGCGTCGTGCGTCCGGGCCGCGTCGCGCACGCGTTCCCGATCAGCGCCGCGATCCTGTTCGCGACGATGGCATTGCCGCGCATCGGCGGCCAGGACACGCTGTGGATGAACGGCCTGTACGAAGCCGTGTGCATCGTCGTCGTCTTCCCGTTCGTCGTGTGGCTCGGCGCCAGCGCACCCGCCAGCGAGCGCACGGCCCGCGCGTGCGCCGCGCTGGGCGGGCTGTCGTATCCGCTGTATATCATCCACTATCCGTTCGTGTACACGTACACCGCATGGACCAACGCGAACCACGTGTCGCTGCGCGACGGCCTGCCCGTCGCCGCGGCCACCTTCGTCGTGTGCGTGGCGCTGGCCTGGCTGCTGCTGAAGTATTACGACGAGCCGGTGCGGGCCTGGCTCACGCGGCGCTGGATGGAGCGCAAGCCCGCGCTCGCCGCGCCGGCCGCGAACGGCTGA
- a CDS encoding sugar MFS transporter, with protein sequence MAASPNPSVPVTTATSATATNTGPLVIVTILFFMWGLLTSLNDVLIPHLKAIYTLNYLQAMLVQFCFFGAYFIVSLPAGALIRRLGYQKGAVTGLLIAAVGCALFYPAARGGYGLFLFAFFVLASGITILQVAANPYVTVLGPAATASSRLTLTQAFNSLGTTVGPALGGILILAGAGSVAADQAAAVQGPYLALAAALAILAGLFALARLPRIGHAEADAATAGASGSALQYRHLVLGAVAIFLYVGGEVSIGSFLVNFLGEQQVAGMPAAQAASYVSVYWGGALIGRFIGFAVMRVVSPGKALAFNALLAIALVLAAIFGRGQAAMWAILAVGLCNSIMFPTIFSMALHGLGRHTGQGSGILCMAIVGGAIVPFAQGWLADHIGVQPSFFVPAACYGFILFFGLKYASLHRQEAITA encoded by the coding sequence ATGGCAGCTTCCCCCAACCCGTCCGTGCCCGTAACCACGGCAACGTCCGCGACCGCGACCAACACCGGACCGCTCGTCATCGTGACGATCCTGTTCTTCATGTGGGGCCTGCTCACGTCGCTGAACGACGTGCTGATCCCGCACCTGAAGGCGATCTACACGCTGAACTACCTGCAGGCGATGCTCGTGCAGTTCTGCTTCTTCGGCGCCTACTTCATCGTGTCGCTGCCGGCCGGTGCGCTGATCCGCCGCCTGGGCTACCAGAAGGGCGCCGTCACGGGCCTGTTGATCGCGGCCGTCGGCTGCGCGCTGTTCTATCCGGCCGCCCGCGGCGGCTACGGCCTGTTCCTGTTCGCGTTCTTCGTGCTTGCGTCCGGCATCACGATCCTGCAGGTGGCCGCGAACCCGTACGTCACCGTGCTCGGCCCGGCCGCGACGGCGTCGAGCCGACTGACCCTCACGCAGGCATTCAATTCGCTCGGCACGACGGTCGGCCCGGCGCTGGGCGGCATCTTGATCCTCGCGGGGGCCGGCAGCGTCGCGGCGGACCAGGCGGCGGCCGTGCAGGGGCCGTATCTGGCGCTCGCCGCGGCGCTCGCGATCCTCGCGGGGCTGTTCGCGCTGGCCCGGCTGCCGCGCATCGGCCATGCGGAGGCGGACGCTGCCACCGCAGGCGCTTCCGGTTCGGCGCTGCAGTACCGCCACCTCGTACTGGGCGCCGTCGCGATCTTCCTGTACGTGGGCGGTGAAGTCAGCATCGGCAGCTTCCTCGTCAACTTCCTCGGCGAGCAACAGGTGGCCGGGATGCCGGCGGCGCAGGCGGCCAGCTACGTCAGCGTGTACTGGGGCGGGGCATTGATCGGCCGCTTCATCGGCTTCGCCGTCATGCGCGTCGTCAGCCCCGGCAAGGCGCTCGCGTTCAACGCGCTGCTGGCCATCGCGCTCGTGCTGGCCGCCATCTTCGGCCGCGGCCAGGCCGCGATGTGGGCGATCCTCGCCGTCGGGTTGTGCAATTCGATCATGTTCCCGACGATCTTCAGCATGGCGTTGCACGGCCTCGGACGCCACACTGGACAAGGTTCCGGGATCCTGTGCATGGCCATCGTGGGTGGCGCCATCGTGCCGTTCGCGCAAGGTTGGCTGGCGGACCACATCGGCGTGCAGCCGTCGTTCTTCGTGCCCGCCGCGTGCTATGGCTTCATCCTGTTCTTCGGTCTGAAGTATGCGAGCCTGCACCGCCAGGAAGCCATCACCGCCTGA
- a CDS encoding SapC family protein has product MANHAPLNNVDHKNLRVVTTRGAAYGDAVMSALTFPAEFRDLQACYPIVFAQDGNGSYDAIALLGFEQGENLFLGPNGWDAPTIPLTIERQPFMIGRSGEELSVHVDLDSPRVRDGGIEGEALFLTYGGTSEYLERISSVLRTIHEGLAASRAFVGALVELELIESFVLDVELDDGSQNRLAGFYTINEDRLAQLSGEQLARLHAQGYLQAIYMAVASLAQFRGLIQRKNRANDIR; this is encoded by the coding sequence ATGGCCAACCATGCACCCCTGAACAACGTCGACCACAAGAACCTGCGCGTGGTCACCACCCGCGGCGCGGCATACGGCGACGCCGTGATGTCGGCACTGACCTTCCCCGCCGAATTCCGCGACCTGCAAGCCTGCTACCCGATCGTCTTCGCGCAGGACGGCAACGGCAGCTACGACGCCATCGCCCTGCTGGGCTTCGAACAGGGCGAGAACCTGTTCCTCGGGCCGAACGGCTGGGACGCGCCGACGATCCCGCTCACGATCGAACGCCAGCCGTTCATGATCGGCCGCAGCGGCGAGGAACTGTCCGTCCACGTCGACCTGGACAGCCCGCGCGTGCGCGACGGCGGCATCGAGGGCGAGGCGCTGTTCCTGACCTACGGCGGCACGAGCGAATACCTGGAACGCATCAGCTCCGTGCTGCGCACCATCCACGAAGGCCTGGCCGCATCGCGCGCGTTCGTCGGCGCGCTCGTCGAGCTGGAACTGATCGAATCGTTCGTGCTGGACGTGGAACTGGACGACGGTTCGCAGAACCGCCTGGCCGGCTTCTACACGATCAACGAAGACCGCCTCGCCCAGCTGTCGGGCGAGCAGCTCGCGCGCCTGCACGCCCAGGGCTACCTGCAGGCCATCTACATGGCGGTGGCGTCGCTCGCGCAGTTCCGCGGTCTGATCCAACGGAAGAATCGCGCCAATGACATCCGTTAA
- a CDS encoding cupin-like domain-containing protein yields the protein MTSVKHVREVAAIDGKLPDEMLRATRPYIVRGLAADWPLVRRGRVSAESAEAYLRQFYRDATVNAMLGPPQIGGRFFYNDTITGFNFQNVRARLDQVLDELAVQRARPEPGAIYVGSTSIDTALPGLRAANDIDLGDRDALASIWIGNRTVVATHYDLPDNVAVVAVGERRFTLFPPDQLKNLYVGPLDFNPAGQAISLVDVRNPDFERFPRYAEALQHAEVAEMGPGDALFIPSMWWHHVEALSAFNVLVNYWWRQSPDWMDTPTNALMLAILTMRDLPPEQRRAWQEIFRHYIFEPDPANLAHLPENARYALSPLDDDGARVLRGQLLRRINR from the coding sequence ATGACATCCGTTAAGCACGTCCGCGAGGTAGCGGCAATCGACGGCAAGCTGCCGGACGAGATGCTGCGCGCGACCCGGCCGTACATCGTGCGCGGGCTCGCGGCCGACTGGCCCCTCGTGCGCAGGGGGCGCGTGTCCGCGGAGAGCGCGGAGGCCTACCTGCGCCAGTTCTATCGTGACGCGACCGTCAACGCGATGCTGGGTCCCCCGCAAATCGGCGGCCGCTTCTTCTACAACGACACGATCACGGGCTTCAACTTCCAGAACGTGCGCGCACGGCTCGACCAGGTGCTGGACGAACTGGCCGTACAGCGCGCGCGGCCGGAGCCGGGCGCGATCTACGTGGGCTCGACGTCGATCGACACGGCCCTGCCCGGCCTGCGCGCCGCCAACGACATCGACCTGGGCGACCGCGACGCGCTGGCCAGCATCTGGATCGGCAACCGCACCGTCGTCGCCACGCACTACGACCTGCCCGACAACGTGGCAGTCGTCGCGGTCGGCGAGCGGCGCTTCACGCTGTTCCCGCCGGACCAGCTGAAGAACCTGTACGTCGGCCCGCTCGACTTCAATCCGGCCGGCCAGGCGATCAGCCTCGTCGATGTGCGCAATCCGGACTTTGAGCGCTTTCCCCGCTACGCCGAGGCGCTGCAGCATGCCGAGGTGGCCGAGATGGGCCCGGGCGACGCGCTGTTCATCCCGTCGATGTGGTGGCACCACGTGGAAGCGCTGTCCGCGTTCAACGTGCTCGTGAACTACTGGTGGCGCCAGTCGCCGGACTGGATGGACACGCCGACGAACGCGCTGATGCTGGCGATCCTGACGATGCGCGACCTGCCGCCCGAACAGCGGCGCGCGTGGCAGGAGATCTTCCGCCACTACATTTTCGAGCCGGACCCCGCGAACCTCGCGCACCTGCCGGAGAACGCGCGCTATGCTTTGTCGCCGCTCGACGACGACGGTGCTCGCGTCCTGCGCGGCCAGCTGCTGCGCCGGATCAACCGATAA
- the mntP gene encoding manganese efflux pump MntP: MNLLATAALALAMSTDAFAVAVGKGAALQRPHLREALRTGAIFGVIEGLTPVIGWALGHWAAPYVQAWDHWIAFTLLGVLGLRMMREGLSGADDDEDDKPTSHSFWLLAVAGFATSIDAMAVGVGLAFIDANIVTTAGAIGLSTFIMVTLGVMVGRGLGKLVGKRAEVVGGLVLIAIGSLILYEHLGQG; encoded by the coding sequence ATGAATCTCCTCGCCACCGCAGCACTCGCCCTCGCCATGTCCACCGACGCATTCGCCGTCGCCGTCGGCAAGGGCGCCGCGCTGCAACGTCCCCATCTCCGCGAAGCCCTGCGCACGGGCGCCATCTTCGGGGTCATCGAAGGCCTCACGCCCGTCATCGGCTGGGCGCTGGGCCACTGGGCGGCGCCGTACGTCCAGGCGTGGGACCACTGGATCGCGTTCACCCTGCTGGGCGTGCTGGGCCTGCGCATGATGCGCGAAGGCCTGTCGGGCGCGGACGACGACGAGGACGACAAGCCGACGAGCCACTCGTTCTGGCTGTTGGCCGTGGCCGGCTTTGCGACGAGCATCGACGCGATGGCGGTCGGCGTCGGGCTCGCGTTCATCGATGCGAACATCGTCACGACGGCCGGCGCCATCGGCCTGTCGACGTTCATCATGGTGACGCTCGGCGTGATGGTGGGACGCGGCCTCGGCAAGCTGGTGGGCAAGCGCGCCGAGGTCGTGGGCGGGCTCGTACTGATCGCGATCGGGTCGCTGATCCTGTACGAGCACCTCGGCCAGGGTTGA
- a CDS encoding glucokinase, with the protein MSALRLLADIGGTNARFALQAPGGGFADIEVLACRDYDRIDDAIAAYLARAAARGLPTDGIRHAAIAIANPVEGDVVSMTNHHWRFSIAGLRDACAFTTLLVVNDFAALAQALPHLGTGGRQRIGGTDSAAVEGRPIGLIGPGTGLGVSGVVPAGGGRWIALAGEGGHASFAPVDRDEMRLLDALWEEHGHVSAERLLSGPGLEAIHRVLAGERLAAADITARALDGSCAACRATVDAFCAILGSVAGNVALTLGATGGMYVGGGIVPRLGPLFHASAFRARFEGKGRLQAYLARIPTWLVTEPYPALRGVAALLDAATP; encoded by the coding sequence ATGAGCGCATTGCGCCTGCTGGCCGACATCGGCGGCACCAATGCCCGCTTCGCGCTGCAGGCGCCGGGCGGTGGGTTCGCCGATATCGAGGTGCTGGCGTGCCGCGACTACGACCGCATCGACGATGCGATCGCCGCGTACCTGGCCCGCGCCGCCGCGCGGGGTCTGCCGACGGACGGCATCCGCCACGCGGCCATCGCCATCGCGAATCCGGTCGAGGGCGATGTCGTCAGCATGACCAACCACCACTGGCGCTTTTCGATCGCCGGACTGCGCGACGCCTGCGCTTTTACCACGCTGCTCGTCGTGAACGACTTTGCCGCGCTGGCCCAGGCGTTGCCGCACCTGGGCACCGGAGGCCGCCAACGGATCGGCGGCACCGACAGCGCGGCCGTCGAAGGTCGCCCCATCGGCCTGATCGGGCCCGGCACGGGACTCGGCGTGTCCGGCGTCGTGCCCGCGGGCGGCGGCCGCTGGATCGCGCTGGCGGGCGAGGGCGGCCACGCCAGCTTCGCGCCCGTCGACCGCGACGAGATGCGGCTCCTCGACGCGCTGTGGGAAGAGCACGGCCACGTGTCCGCCGAACGGTTGCTGTCGGGGCCGGGCCTGGAAGCGATCCACAGGGTGCTGGCCGGCGAACGCCTGGCGGCCGCCGACATCACGGCGCGCGCGCTGGACGGCTCGTGCGCCGCATGCCGCGCGACCGTCGACGCATTCTGCGCGATCCTCGGCAGCGTGGCCGGCAACGTCGCGCTGACCTTGGGCGCGACGGGCGGCATGTACGTCGGCGGCGGCATCGTGCCTCGTCTCGGGCCCCTGTTCCATGCGTCCGCGTTCCGCGCCCGGTTCGAGGGCAAGGGCCGGCTGCAGGCTTACCTGGCCCGCATCCCGACGTGGCTCGTCACCGAACCGTATCCCGCACTGCGCGGCGTGGCCGCGCTGCTCGACGCCGCAACACCATAA
- a CDS encoding tryptophan halogenase family protein yields the protein MENNNENKQQRGRGRPIRRVVIAGGGTAGWMAAAALARTLGKVLDIKLVESDDIGTVGVGEATIPSLVHFHRLLDIGEQEFMAATRATFKLGISFESWRARGEDYIHSFGMTGTDHWTAGFQHFWLKGRDRGLASDYGDYCLELVASQEKRFGHLPNQGINYAYHLDATRYARYLRRFSEHFGAQRIEAKIASVDTDPATGDITALVLDSGTRIEGDLFIDCTGFRSLLLGQTMGVEYEDWSQWLFNDCAIAVQTESTGPAVPLTRSMAHDWGWQWRIPLQHRTGNGIVFSSRHTDEATARATLLGNIEGKVLTEPRVIRFTPGQRKKVWAGNCIGLGLASGFLEPIESTSIHLIQRGIVRLLQIFPTHGVQQSDIDEFNAQAEEDIRTIRDFIILHYKVTNRRDTPYWHDAATMPVPDSLQHRIDLFRDSARVFREGNELFAENSWVQVMLGQGMTPERWHPSADLMGDDELRGFLDGIKNGVRRTVSQLPPHQQYVERYCPAGKP from the coding sequence ATGGAGAACAATAACGAGAACAAGCAGCAGCGGGGCCGCGGCCGCCCGATCCGCCGCGTCGTCATCGCCGGCGGCGGCACCGCCGGCTGGATGGCCGCAGCGGCGCTGGCACGCACCCTCGGCAAGGTCCTCGACATCAAGCTGGTCGAGTCGGACGACATCGGCACGGTCGGCGTGGGCGAGGCGACGATCCCGAGCCTCGTGCACTTCCACCGCCTGCTCGACATCGGCGAACAGGAATTCATGGCCGCCACGCGGGCCACGTTCAAGCTGGGCATCAGTTTCGAAAGCTGGCGCGCGCGCGGCGAAGACTACATCCACTCGTTCGGCATGACGGGGACGGACCACTGGACGGCCGGCTTCCAGCACTTCTGGCTGAAGGGCCGCGACCGCGGGCTCGCCAGCGACTACGGCGACTACTGCCTGGAACTGGTCGCATCGCAGGAAAAGCGCTTCGGCCACCTGCCGAACCAGGGCATCAACTACGCCTACCACCTGGACGCCACGCGCTACGCCCGCTACCTGCGTCGCTTCTCCGAACATTTCGGGGCGCAGCGCATCGAAGCGAAGATCGCGAGCGTCGACACCGATCCGGCCACCGGCGACATCACCGCGCTCGTGCTGGACTCCGGCACGCGCATCGAGGGCGACCTGTTCATCGACTGCACGGGCTTCCGCTCGCTGCTGCTGGGCCAGACGATGGGCGTGGAATACGAAGACTGGTCGCAATGGCTGTTCAACGACTGCGCCATCGCCGTGCAGACGGAATCCACCGGCCCGGCCGTGCCGCTGACCCGCTCGATGGCGCACGACTGGGGCTGGCAGTGGCGCATCCCGCTGCAGCACCGCACGGGCAACGGCATCGTGTTCTCCAGCCGCCACACGGACGAGGCCACGGCGCGTGCCACGCTGCTCGGCAATATTGAAGGCAAGGTGCTCACCGAGCCGCGCGTGATCCGCTTCACGCCCGGCCAGCGCAAGAAGGTCTGGGCCGGCAACTGCATCGGCCTGGGTCTCGCGAGCGGATTCCTGGAGCCGATCGAATCGACGAGCATCCACCTGATCCAGCGCGGCATCGTGCGCCTGCTGCAGATCTTTCCGACGCACGGCGTCCAGCAATCGGACATCGACGAGTTCAACGCGCAGGCCGAAGAAGACATCCGCACGATCCGCGACTTCATCATCCTGCACTACAAGGTCACGAACCGGCGCGACACACCCTACTGGCACGACGCGGCGACGATGCCCGTGCCGGACAGCCTGCAGCACCGCATCGACCTGTTCCGCGACAGCGCCCGCGTCTTCCGCGAAGGGAACGAACTGTTCGCGGAAAACTCGTGGGTGCAGGTGATGCTGGGCCAGGGCATGACGCCCGAACGCTGGCACCCGAGCGCGGACCTGATGGGCGACGACGAGCTGCGCGGCTTCCTGGACGGCATCAAGAACGGCGTGCGCCGCACGGTGTCGCAACTGCCGCCGCACCAGCAATACGTGGAGCGCTACTGCCCGGCGGGCAAACCGTGA
- a CDS encoding tryptophan halogenase family protein: MSKPIEHVVVVGGGSAGWLTAAVLAAEHPRLAVTLVESPGVPPIGVGEGTWPSMRETLQRIGVSEAAFFRECDAAFKQGSRFDRWVDGSDDDIYFHPFSLPQGYGEVNLVAAWQRAHRDVPFADLVSYQPHLCVQGRAPKQPQTPEFAGVANYGYHLDAGKFGVFLQKHCVEKLRVRHVLAHVVDILSLDDGDIAALRTREAGLIEGDLFIDCTGMASLLLGRHYGVPLVSQRDVLFNDRALAVQVPYPTDDTPIASQTTSTAQSHGWTWDIGLPTRRGVGYVYSSAHVDDDAAEKTLRAYLASTGIVGEVPQPRNIAFDPGYRARFWERNVVAIGLSAGFIEPLEASALALVELSATWLADDMPATRAQMDTISARFNEAFTYRWERIIDFLKLHYVLSKRTDTDYWLDHRAPRTQSPRLRELLALWRTRAPSRRDFPRIEEIFPSASWQYILYGMGFRPELTERASDLPEAASQYFREAARLTARMLPQLPANREMLHHIRQYGMPPG; encoded by the coding sequence ATGAGTAAACCCATCGAACACGTCGTGGTGGTCGGCGGTGGCTCCGCCGGCTGGCTGACGGCCGCCGTCCTCGCGGCCGAACATCCGCGCCTGGCCGTCACGCTCGTCGAATCGCCGGGCGTGCCGCCCATCGGCGTCGGCGAAGGCACGTGGCCGTCCATGCGCGAGACCCTGCAGCGCATCGGCGTGTCCGAAGCCGCGTTCTTCCGCGAATGCGACGCGGCGTTCAAGCAGGGTTCGCGCTTCGACCGCTGGGTCGACGGCAGCGACGACGATATCTATTTTCATCCCTTTTCCCTGCCCCAGGGCTATGGCGAGGTGAACCTCGTCGCGGCGTGGCAACGCGCACACCGTGATGTGCCGTTTGCGGACCTGGTCAGCTATCAACCGCATCTGTGCGTGCAGGGCCGCGCCCCGAAACAGCCGCAGACGCCGGAATTCGCCGGCGTCGCCAACTACGGTTATCACCTCGACGCCGGCAAATTCGGCGTCTTCCTGCAGAAGCACTGCGTGGAGAAGCTGCGCGTGCGCCACGTGCTGGCCCACGTCGTCGACATCCTGTCCCTCGACGACGGCGACATCGCCGCGCTGCGCACGCGCGAGGCGGGCCTGATCGAAGGCGACCTGTTCATCGACTGCACGGGCATGGCGTCGCTGCTGCTGGGCCGCCACTACGGCGTACCGCTCGTGTCGCAGCGCGACGTGCTGTTCAACGACCGCGCCCTCGCCGTGCAGGTGCCCTACCCCACGGACGACACGCCGATCGCGTCGCAGACGACGTCCACCGCGCAGTCGCACGGCTGGACCTGGGACATCGGCCTGCCCACGCGGCGCGGCGTCGGTTACGTGTATTCCAGCGCCCACGTCGACGACGACGCGGCGGAGAAGACGCTGCGCGCCTATCTGGCGTCCACCGGCATCGTCGGCGAGGTCCCGCAACCGCGGAACATCGCGTTCGACCCGGGCTACCGCGCCCGCTTCTGGGAACGCAACGTCGTCGCGATCGGCCTGTCCGCGGGGTTCATCGAGCCGCTGGAAGCGTCCGCGCTCGCGCTCGTGGAACTGTCCGCCACCTGGCTGGCGGACGACATGCCCGCCACGCGGGCGCAGATGGACACGATCTCCGCGCGCTTCAACGAGGCCTTCACGTACCGGTGGGAGCGCATCATCGACTTCCTGAAGCTGCACTACGTGCTGTCGAAGCGCACGGATACCGACTACTGGCTGGATCACCGCGCGCCGCGCACGCAGTCGCCGCGCCTGCGCGAACTGCTCGCGCTGTGGCGCACGCGCGCGCCGTCGCGCCGCGACTTCCCCCGCATCGAAGAGATCTTCCCGTCCGCGAGCTGGCAATACATCCTGTACGGGATGGGCTTCCGGCCCGAGCTGACGGAACGCGCATCGGACCTGCCGGAGGCTGCCTCCCAGTATTTCCGCGAGGCCGCGCGCCTGACCGCGCGCATGCTGCCGCAGCTGCCCGCGAACCGCGAGATGCTCCACCACATCCGCCAGTACGGCATGCCGCCGGGCTAG